A part of Dehalogenimonas sp. W genomic DNA contains:
- a CDS encoding HRDC domain-containing protein, whose protein sequence is MSDYPPAAMITRTPELERATADMRHSDVLAVDTESNSRHRYPEQLCLIQIATRRKIYLIDPISLNDISALHEVFNDNTIKKLFHTADSDLRTLDRHGGFRLNNVYDTKIAARFIGLTQFSLVAVIQEMLGLTIEKKAALQKADWGQRPLSGEAVDYAAGDVRYLIRLQEGLDQKLEALGRTAWVSEENARLEAVRYNPPDPETVYLSVKGAYTLNPRGLAVLKSLVSFREAEARRWNRPPFYVMPDSALISLAVNPVDDLAAVPGIGKHVLDRFGPALKQALRAGLSASPVILPSVNPPPRLNAQQLQRLNRLKEWRSSICTNLYLEPDLIWPTASLGRLALAPDTLQIELEMPAIRRWQRDNFGMTLQAVLDSEPPLNP, encoded by the coding sequence ATGTCTGATTATCCGCCCGCAGCAATGATAACCCGAACCCCTGAACTTGAGCGGGCAACTGCCGATATGCGACATTCCGATGTCCTTGCCGTTGACACCGAATCCAACAGCCGGCACCGTTACCCGGAACAACTCTGCCTCATCCAAATTGCCACCCGCCGTAAAATCTATCTGATTGACCCGATTTCGCTCAATGATATATCGGCGCTCCATGAGGTATTTAATGACAACACCATTAAGAAACTGTTTCATACCGCCGACTCCGACCTCCGCACGCTTGACCGGCACGGCGGCTTTCGTCTTAATAATGTCTACGACACCAAAATCGCCGCCCGTTTTATCGGCCTGACCCAATTCAGTCTGGTGGCCGTTATCCAGGAAATGCTCGGTCTCACCATTGAAAAAAAGGCGGCGTTGCAAAAAGCCGACTGGGGACAACGGCCGCTGTCAGGTGAAGCCGTTGACTATGCCGCCGGAGACGTTCGTTACCTCATCAGACTTCAGGAAGGACTGGACCAAAAACTGGAAGCTCTGGGCCGAACCGCCTGGGTATCGGAAGAAAACGCCCGGCTTGAAGCAGTCCGCTACAACCCGCCCGACCCCGAAACAGTTTATCTGTCGGTTAAAGGCGCCTATACGCTTAACCCGCGCGGTTTGGCCGTCCTGAAAAGTCTGGTTAGTTTTCGTGAAGCCGAAGCCCGGCGCTGGAACCGGCCGCCGTTTTATGTCATGCCGGACTCCGCCCTGATCAGCCTCGCGGTTAACCCCGTTGACGACCTTGCAGCAGTGCCCGGCATCGGGAAACACGTTTTGGACCGATTTGGACCAGCGCTCAAACAGGCCTTGCGCGCCGGGCTGTCGGCATCGCCGGTCATTCTGCCGTCAGTGAATCCGCCGCCGCGCCTGAACGCTCAGCAGTTGCAACGCCTTAACCGGCTCAAAGAATGGCGTTCCTCTATTTGCACCAACCTTTACCTGGAACCTGATCTCATCTGGCCGACCGCCAGCCTGGGACGTTTAGCCTTAGCACCGGACACGTTGCAGATTGAACTGGAAATGCCCGCCATTCGCCGGTGGCAGCGGGACAATTTTGGAATGACGCTTCAGGCGGTTTTGGATTCTGAGCCACCGCTCAATCCATAA
- a CDS encoding IscS subfamily cysteine desulfurase: MTRIYLDYAATTPVAPEVIEAMQPYFQAVSGNPSAIYAEGQQARQAVEGARAACARVINARSDEITFVSGGTEADNMALAGVCRASAKSHPHIITTAIEHHAVLETCHFLEKQGVAVTILQVDGQGFVDPVSVEKALRPDTVLVSVILANNEIGVIQDLAAISRITRPAGVYLHTDAVQAFGRIPVDVQALGVDLLSISAHKLYGPKGIGALYIRKGTRIAPLIWGGGQERGKRSGTENVPGIIGLGKAAELAAADLTAEASRLTLLRDRLIAGVLAGVPGSRLNGHPTRRLPNNANFSFDYVEGESVCLNLDLAGIAASPGSACSSTSTSPSHVLTALGLPPHQAFGSLRLSLGRGTGKAGIDRVMAVLPEVVSRLRAMSPVARQQ, from the coding sequence ATGACTCGCATTTATCTGGATTATGCCGCCACCACTCCGGTAGCCCCGGAAGTTATAGAAGCCATGCAGCCTTACTTTCAGGCTGTTTCCGGGAATCCGTCGGCAATCTACGCTGAAGGCCAGCAAGCCCGGCAGGCGGTTGAAGGCGCCCGCGCCGCCTGCGCCCGGGTTATTAACGCCCGGTCTGACGAGATAACCTTTGTCAGCGGCGGCACCGAAGCCGACAATATGGCGCTGGCTGGGGTGTGCCGGGCTTCGGCTAAGAGTCATCCCCATATCATAACCACTGCGATTGAACATCACGCCGTACTGGAAACCTGTCACTTTCTGGAAAAGCAGGGTGTCGCGGTGACGATACTCCAGGTTGACGGTCAGGGGTTCGTTGACCCGGTTAGTGTTGAAAAAGCCCTGCGGCCGGATACGGTGCTGGTTTCCGTCATTCTGGCTAATAATGAAATCGGGGTCATTCAGGATTTGGCTGCCATATCCCGGATTACCCGGCCGGCCGGTGTTTATCTGCATACCGATGCGGTGCAGGCGTTCGGCCGGATTCCTGTGGATGTTCAGGCCCTGGGCGTGGATTTACTCAGCATTTCAGCCCACAAGTTGTACGGGCCTAAAGGCATCGGTGCGCTTTATATCCGGAAGGGCACCCGCATAGCGCCGCTGATTTGGGGCGGCGGGCAGGAGCGGGGCAAACGTTCCGGTACTGAAAATGTGCCGGGTATCATCGGTCTCGGCAAAGCCGCTGAACTGGCGGCTGCTGACCTGACCGCGGAAGCCTCAAGGTTGACGCTCCTGCGAGACCGGCTGATTGCCGGCGTTCTGGCCGGGGTGCCGGGTTCACGCCTGAACGGGCATCCGACCCGTCGTCTGCCGAATAATGCCAACTTCAGTTTTGATTATGTGGAGGGGGAGTCGGTTTGCCTTAACCTGGACCTGGCGGGCATTGCCGCTTCTCCGGGTTCCGCTTGTTCCTCGACCAGCACCTCGCCTTCGCACGTTTTGACGGCCCTGGGCTTACCGCCGCATCAGGCTTTCGGTTCCCTGCGCTTATCACTGGGGCGCGGGACTGGTAAGGCGGGGATTGACCGGGTGATGGCCGTTTTGCCTGAGGTTGTCAGCCGTCTGCGCGCCATGTCGCCGGTGGCGCGTCAGCAATAA
- a CDS encoding VTT domain-containing protein, whose translation MNNPDTPEDLKPPADEHLAPKNGVWVQRRLLPILSIVFVVVIVGGVLYVYNSNPDLTAKLQEYGYLGAFLISAMLNATVVLPAGNFLVLAALGAAMPSPTFVGLAAALGAAIGEMTGYLAGFSGRAVVPQHHKWYQRVHGWLDRYGMWAIFGLSAAPLVFDVAGITAGVMRFPARKFFIACFLGRSVLYIILAWAGALGWDQVIDWLAA comes from the coding sequence ATGAATAACCCGGATACACCCGAAGACTTGAAACCGCCGGCTGACGAACACCTGGCCCCTAAAAACGGCGTCTGGGTTCAGCGGCGGCTGTTACCGATACTGTCCATCGTATTCGTCGTCGTCATCGTCGGCGGCGTCCTGTATGTCTATAACTCCAACCCCGACCTGACCGCGAAACTTCAGGAATACGGCTATCTGGGTGCCTTTTTAATCAGTGCCATGCTCAATGCTACCGTTGTGCTGCCGGCGGGTAATTTTCTGGTACTCGCTGCCCTTGGGGCCGCGATGCCTTCGCCCACCTTTGTGGGTCTGGCCGCCGCATTGGGCGCGGCGATAGGTGAAATGACCGGTTATCTGGCCGGCTTTTCCGGCCGGGCGGTGGTGCCGCAACACCACAAGTGGTACCAACGCGTTCACGGCTGGTTGGACCGCTACGGCATGTGGGCTATCTTCGGGCTGTCGGCAGCACCGCTGGTCTTTGACGTGGCCGGCATTACCGCCGGAGTCATGCGTTTCCCGGCTCGCAAGTTCTTTATCGCCTGCTTCCTGGGCCGCAGCGTCCTCTACATCATCCTGGCCTGGGCCGGCGCACTGGGCTGGGATCAGGTTATTGACTGGCTGGCCGCTTAA
- the gltA gene encoding NADPH-dependent glutamate synthase yields MAKLDLNRVGMPKQSADQRRLNFDEVALGYSAEEALQEASRCIDCKARNCVVGCPVAIEIPDFIRSLKNNDLPEAARILKRTNALPGVCGRVCPQESQCEAVCTLAKKGAPVAIGRLERYIADWELGQSAKTAPGELRAPTGKRVAVIGAGPAGLTAAAELARLGHEVTVFESLHVAGGVLMYGIPEFRLPKSIVQSEVDYVKSLGVNIELNAVIGKTLTIDELLAGGFQAVFLGTGAGLPLFLNIEGENAPGVYSANEFLSRVNLMKAWRFPEYDTPLKVGTEVVVIGGGNVAMDAARSAVRLGAHVTVVYRRSREEMPARIEEVENAEEEGIDFLYLTNPVSFQINEHKWVNGMTCQKMELGEPDASGRRRPVPVAGSEFNLPVDMAIIALGTRPNPLIARATPDLEFAGKGNVIADEQTGLTRKQAVWAGGDIVTGAATVISAMGAGKAAAADIDRYLAGLE; encoded by the coding sequence ATGGCTAAGCTGGACCTTAACCGGGTAGGGATGCCCAAGCAGTCGGCAGACCAACGGCGGCTTAATTTTGACGAAGTCGCGCTGGGTTATTCCGCTGAAGAGGCTTTACAGGAGGCGTCCCGCTGTATTGACTGCAAGGCCCGGAACTGTGTGGTTGGTTGCCCGGTGGCCATTGAAATACCGGATTTTATCCGTTCATTAAAAAACAACGACCTGCCGGAAGCCGCCCGGATACTTAAGCGGACCAATGCGTTGCCCGGCGTCTGCGGCCGGGTTTGCCCTCAGGAGAGTCAGTGCGAGGCTGTTTGTACGCTGGCTAAAAAGGGAGCGCCGGTCGCCATCGGGCGGCTGGAGCGTTACATTGCTGACTGGGAATTGGGGCAGTCGGCCAAAACTGCCCCGGGAGAACTCCGCGCACCCACCGGCAAGCGCGTCGCCGTCATCGGCGCCGGTCCCGCCGGTCTGACCGCTGCGGCGGAACTGGCCCGGCTGGGACATGAGGTCACCGTGTTTGAATCCCTCCACGTTGCCGGTGGCGTACTGATGTACGGCATACCGGAGTTTCGCTTACCTAAAAGCATCGTGCAGTCTGAGGTGGATTACGTCAAAAGTCTGGGCGTAAATATTGAACTTAACGCCGTCATCGGTAAGACGCTGACCATAGATGAACTGCTGGCTGGCGGCTTCCAGGCGGTGTTCCTGGGTACCGGTGCCGGACTGCCGCTTTTCCTGAATATTGAAGGTGAAAATGCACCCGGAGTTTATTCAGCCAATGAGTTTTTATCCCGGGTCAATCTGATGAAAGCCTGGCGCTTTCCAGAGTACGATACACCGCTAAAGGTTGGTACGGAGGTTGTCGTCATCGGCGGGGGCAATGTAGCCATGGATGCTGCCCGGAGTGCTGTCAGACTGGGGGCCCATGTCACCGTAGTTTACCGGCGCAGCCGGGAAGAGATGCCGGCCCGGATTGAGGAAGTGGAAAACGCCGAAGAAGAAGGCATTGATTTTCTGTATTTAACCAATCCCGTCAGTTTTCAAATCAACGAACACAAGTGGGTTAACGGCATGACCTGTCAAAAGATGGAACTGGGTGAACCCGATGCCAGCGGTCGTCGCCGGCCGGTGCCGGTGGCCGGTTCCGAGTTTAATCTGCCGGTTGACATGGCCATTATTGCGCTGGGTACCCGACCTAATCCGTTGATTGCCCGCGCTACCCCGGATTTGGAATTCGCCGGTAAAGGAAATGTGATTGCCGATGAACAAACCGGCCTGACTAGGAAACAGGCTGTCTGGGCCGGCGGCGACATCGTGACCGGCGCCGCCACCGTTATTTCTGCCATGGGCGCCGGTAAAGCGGCGGCGGCGGATATTGACCGCTATCTCGCCGGGCTGGAGTGA
- a CDS encoding nuclear transport factor 2 family protein, translating to MRADSETRSAINALLEEYKYALEAKNVDALLNVTTKDPNMLNIGPGQEEMSIGPGQLKERFEKHFAMADTVAVKYGYTTIKANGDVAWVSSHLYETLTKNTRELVLDMRLTAVAEKIDDNWKFSEMHLSIPAEVKMPEPTPEEKEAEEAAEAERKAAEEAKRKEEEAKHEAALKADEPPADQSFFDYY from the coding sequence ATGAGAGCTGATTCTGAGACACGCAGCGCTATAAATGCCTTACTTGAAGAGTATAAATATGCGCTTGAGGCTAAAAATGTTGACGCGCTGCTGAATGTAACCACCAAGGATCCCAATATGCTCAACATCGGGCCGGGCCAGGAAGAGATGAGCATCGGCCCGGGACAGCTTAAAGAACGTTTTGAGAAACATTTCGCCATGGCGGATACCGTGGCGGTGAAGTACGGTTATACCACTATCAAGGCTAACGGTGATGTAGCCTGGGTCTCCAGCCATCTTTATGAGACGCTGACCAAAAATACCAGAGAGCTGGTATTGGACATGCGCCTGACGGCAGTGGCGGAAAAGATTGACGATAATTGGAAGTTCTCGGAAATGCATCTGTCCATCCCGGCTGAGGTCAAGATGCCGGAGCCGACACCGGAAGAAAAAGAGGCTGAAGAGGCTGCCGAGGCTGAGCGCAAGGCCGCCGAGGAAGCCAAACGCAAGGAAGAAGAAGCTAAACATGAGGCGGCACTCAAAGCCGATGAGCCGCCGGCTGACCAGTCATTCTTTGACTATTACTAA
- a CDS encoding sulfide/dihydroorotate dehydrogenase-like FAD/NAD-binding protein, which yields MYPIIAVDELVPRVRLYRIHAPRVAQKAAAGQFVILRVDEKGERIPLTIADWDAAEGSVSVVFMEVGTTTTKLARLGVGDSIADFVGPLGNPTEVENFGTVCLMAGGFATATIMPIARAMKAAGNYIITIVGARNKDLLFWQDRLAEVSDELIISTDDGSAGRKGVVTEPIKEKLERGDKIDRVIAIGPSIMMKFSALTTQPYGVKTIVSMNPIMIDGTGMCGCCRVSVAGQTRFACVDGPEFDAHAIDWDSFMSRQRTYIDEEKRSLELCRCPEGPG from the coding sequence TTGTATCCCATTATTGCTGTTGACGAACTGGTCCCCAGAGTCAGGTTGTATCGTATTCACGCGCCGCGGGTGGCTCAAAAAGCTGCCGCCGGTCAGTTCGTAATCCTGCGGGTGGATGAAAAAGGGGAGCGCATTCCGCTGACTATCGCTGACTGGGACGCCGCCGAAGGCAGCGTGTCTGTGGTATTTATGGAAGTCGGCACCACTACCACCAAACTCGCCCGGCTGGGGGTCGGCGACAGCATCGCTGATTTCGTCGGCCCGCTCGGCAATCCCACTGAAGTGGAAAACTTCGGTACTGTCTGCCTGATGGCCGGAGGGTTTGCTACGGCGACCATCATGCCCATTGCCCGGGCCATGAAAGCCGCCGGTAATTACATTATCACCATTGTCGGGGCGCGCAATAAAGACCTGCTTTTCTGGCAGGACCGTTTGGCTGAGGTCAGTGACGAACTGATTATCAGTACCGATGACGGTTCCGCCGGCCGAAAAGGCGTGGTGACCGAGCCGATAAAAGAAAAACTGGAGCGGGGCGATAAAATTGACCGGGTTATTGCCATCGGCCCCAGCATTATGATGAAGTTTTCCGCCCTGACCACTCAGCCTTACGGCGTCAAGACCATTGTCAGTATGAACCCCATTATGATTGACGGTACCGGTATGTGCGGTTGTTGCCGGGTGTCGGTGGCTGGACAAACCCGCTTTGCCTGTGTGGATGGCCCGGAATTTGATGCCCATGCCATTGACTGGGACTCATTCATGTCGCGCCAGCGCACCTATATTGACGAAGAAAAGCGTTCTCTGGAACTTTGCCGCTGTCCTGAGGGGCCGGGATGA